The following are encoded in a window of Haladaptatus sp. R4 genomic DNA:
- a CDS encoding CaiB/BaiF CoA-transferase family protein codes for MVGEARHPDTDTGPLDGVTVLDASRVLVGPFCTMQLGDLGADVIKIEQPGVGDQTRGWHPPTYGESDESAYYLSVNRNKRSMTLDLASDDGRALFRDLASEADVVVSNFRVGTMEEWELDYATLREDNPGLVYCALSGYGEWGPDKDRPAYDLIMQAEGGLMSITGEADGAPVRVGVAIADIGAGMYATQAILAALLERELGDGTGQKIDVSLLDGQVAWMSYMASNYFATGTPPGRMGSKHPTLAPYQAFPTMDGYVIVAVPSPNLWPKFCAAIDREELVDDDRFATNADRVENRDALDTALEPAFEAATTEEILSLMDEYGVPASDVKDMEDVFENPQVAARDMQWSVSHPTAGEVEMAGSPMHLSKTPAGVRTHPPLLGEHTEEILSEYGYTEADIERLSDEGVL; via the coding sequence ATGGTCGGTGAAGCCCGCCATCCGGATACCGATACCGGTCCCCTCGACGGTGTCACGGTTCTCGATGCGTCTCGCGTCCTCGTCGGTCCGTTCTGCACCATGCAGTTGGGGGACCTCGGCGCGGACGTCATCAAGATAGAACAACCGGGCGTCGGTGATCAGACGCGCGGGTGGCATCCACCGACGTACGGCGAATCGGACGAGAGCGCGTACTACCTCAGCGTGAACCGTAACAAGCGTTCGATGACGCTCGACCTCGCGAGCGACGACGGCCGCGCGCTCTTCCGCGACCTCGCGAGCGAAGCCGACGTCGTCGTCTCGAACTTCCGTGTCGGCACGATGGAGGAGTGGGAACTCGATTACGCGACGCTCCGGGAGGACAATCCCGGCCTCGTCTACTGTGCCCTCTCGGGATACGGTGAATGGGGACCGGACAAGGACCGTCCCGCCTACGACCTCATCATGCAGGCGGAAGGGGGACTGATGAGCATCACCGGCGAAGCCGACGGTGCCCCCGTTCGGGTGGGTGTCGCCATCGCCGACATCGGCGCGGGGATGTACGCCACACAGGCCATCCTCGCCGCGCTCCTCGAACGCGAACTCGGCGACGGGACCGGCCAAAAGATCGACGTTTCGCTGCTCGACGGGCAGGTCGCGTGGATGAGTTACATGGCCTCCAACTACTTCGCGACGGGGACACCACCGGGTCGGATGGGCAGCAAACATCCGACCCTCGCGCCGTATCAAGCGTTTCCGACGATGGACGGATACGTCATCGTCGCGGTTCCCTCGCCGAACCTCTGGCCGAAGTTCTGCGCCGCCATCGACCGCGAGGAACTCGTCGATGACGACCGGTTCGCGACGAACGCGGACCGCGTCGAGAACCGCGATGCGCTCGATACGGCGCTCGAACCGGCCTTCGAGGCTGCCACGACCGAAGAGATTCTCTCCCTGATGGACGAGTACGGCGTTCCGGCGAGCGACGTCAAGGACATGGAGGACGTCTTCGAGAACCCGCAGGTCGCCGCACGGGACATGCAGTGGTCGGTCTCCCACCCGACCGCAGGCGAGGTCGAGATGGCGGGAAGCCCGATGCACCTCTCGAAGACACCGGCGGGGGTCCGTACGCACCCACCGCTCCTCGGCGAACACACGGAAGAAATCCTCTCCGAGTACGGATATACGGAAGCGGATATCGAGCGACTGTCCGATGAGGGTGTTCTCTGA
- a CDS encoding DUF4397 domain-containing protein has translation MKQTRRQVLKIIGVSSIPILGGISSAQEMTSSQSGNTSRVRVIHAIPDAPEVDVYVDGNRVLENVAFKDVSDYLELDAGKHTVQVAPAGQGRGSAVIDEQVALDANTDYTIAAGGTLDSPQAFVFVDENQVPSGDQARLRAVHLSPDAPAVDIAADGDVLVKGLEFGNASDYVEVPAGSYTIEIRPAGTNEAAATFDVTLESGTVVSAFAVGLLQTSDKAQAFDLLPTVDAPSEMTATTTTM, from the coding sequence ATGAAGCAAACCAGACGTCAGGTACTCAAAATCATCGGCGTGAGCAGCATCCCCATTCTCGGGGGGATTTCGAGCGCCCAGGAGATGACTAGCAGTCAAAGCGGGAACACGAGTCGCGTTCGGGTCATCCACGCGATTCCGGACGCCCCGGAAGTGGACGTTTACGTCGACGGAAATCGAGTCCTTGAGAACGTCGCGTTCAAAGACGTGAGCGACTATCTCGAACTCGACGCGGGGAAACACACCGTACAGGTCGCGCCAGCGGGGCAAGGGCGGGGGAGTGCGGTCATCGACGAGCAGGTCGCCCTCGATGCGAACACCGATTACACGATCGCTGCCGGGGGAACACTCGACAGTCCGCAGGCGTTCGTGTTCGTCGACGAGAACCAAGTGCCGTCCGGAGACCAGGCGCGCTTGCGGGCGGTTCACCTCTCGCCCGACGCACCGGCGGTCGATATCGCAGCGGACGGCGACGTCCTCGTCAAAGGATTGGAGTTCGGCAACGCCAGCGATTACGTCGAGGTACCCGCGGGGTCGTACACCATCGAGATCCGACCCGCAGGTACGAACGAGGCCGCCGCCACGTTCGACGTGACCCTCGAAAGCGGTACGGTGGTTTCGGCGTTCGCCGTCGGGCTCCTGCAGACGAGCGACAAGGCACAGGCCTTCGATCTTCTGCCGACGGTTGACGCTCCAAGCGAGATGACGGCGACCACGACGACGATGTAG